The following coding sequences are from one bacterium SCSIO 12741 window:
- a CDS encoding T9SS type A sorting domain-containing protein, with the protein MKSNRILISLGLLLAFAFGLQAQTDYEKRLERMHQEEGKIKLFIQEHLNDPIPESHLDQFYHHYEHEDEHHGSFHFDEAQKEAHLETLKKQYWRVQYFIENPDAYGVFEAKAVANCNNGDFELGNFTGYSLASGNSEAGNGYSGGECSFVPTTTFGSLTPETPLINTDNLDIVGVGTDPYAPIQQINPAPGLGGNYAARINGGKPLANPLGPLGPCRPYQGVNRLSRTVTLTSSEIEEIGFYYALVLEYPNHVNGNPFFLARALDASGNELDRVCRVSDPSSPFFGNVPFTTYGGCSISQVVYSDWTCDELEVSGSPGDVITLEFYAVDCAAGAHFGYAYVDDICEPCIADSCNFTGSIDLNPSDTCFTDSTYTVCGSFEMAVVACTSATVNSITLNVIQGATSYPVTVTPVINMVDQTFCFTLTEADFPFPSGSYDFEVAIEFGLTGGTHTETDIHTQPGIENDVSFDCCDFVPVITFAGDTCYDPCENPEIPVTLYVIDAVTGEALTSPPYTFLWDDGATTHFTSGFVNTPVSVTVTDTEECSAVDSILIECDTCHCELNYFNLAIDWINRCEVSFSVGGFSFTDTNCYISHINWDFGDGNTTTLAPGTSPVHTYSGSGDYLVCATAVVQSTLDQGCFDTLTRCVIAHVTNCQPCDCDISDFTLLNPNINGCTAAFSAISPVISSSDCQPTNIIWDFGDGGVVTLPYNVSPVHNYSSNGVYTVCATYFVQSTSNPNCIDHITKCITITINNCHHNTPQAPNGNSSSTHGELQVYPNPTDGDLHVQFQSDQAQTLVLEILTVDGQVLSRQEQLYDSEEIKVSTHTLSPGSYLLKVIPDLGNPITQSFIKE; encoded by the coding sequence ATGAAATCGAATAGAATACTCATAAGCCTTGGACTGCTGCTTGCCTTTGCATTTGGTCTGCAGGCTCAAACTGATTATGAAAAGCGCCTGGAAAGAATGCACCAGGAAGAAGGCAAGATCAAACTCTTTATTCAAGAGCATCTAAATGATCCAATTCCCGAGTCACATTTGGATCAATTTTACCACCATTATGAACACGAGGACGAACATCACGGATCGTTTCATTTTGATGAGGCCCAAAAGGAAGCCCACCTGGAAACACTAAAAAAGCAGTATTGGAGAGTTCAATATTTTATTGAAAACCCGGATGCCTATGGTGTTTTTGAAGCCAAAGCTGTGGCCAATTGCAACAACGGAGATTTTGAACTCGGCAATTTTACCGGATATTCTTTGGCTTCGGGCAATTCGGAAGCGGGTAACGGCTACAGCGGAGGGGAATGCAGCTTTGTTCCTACTACCACCTTTGGGTCACTGACTCCTGAGACCCCACTTATCAATACGGATAATTTGGACATTGTTGGCGTTGGAACTGATCCCTACGCTCCCATTCAGCAGATCAACCCGGCACCGGGATTAGGTGGAAACTATGCTGCCAGAATCAATGGAGGAAAACCTCTTGCTAATCCTTTGGGGCCATTAGGTCCTTGTCGCCCCTACCAAGGTGTAAATCGTTTGTCACGAACCGTAACCCTTACCTCATCAGAGATTGAAGAAATTGGCTTTTATTATGCCCTGGTTCTTGAATATCCTAACCATGTCAATGGAAATCCTTTCTTTTTGGCACGTGCTCTGGATGCTTCCGGCAACGAGCTGGATAGAGTCTGTCGGGTTTCGGATCCAAGTAGCCCCTTCTTCGGCAATGTTCCCTTCACAACTTATGGGGGATGCTCCATATCTCAAGTGGTCTATTCGGACTGGACCTGCGACGAGCTTGAAGTTAGTGGATCTCCTGGAGATGTAATTACTCTGGAATTTTACGCCGTTGACTGTGCCGCCGGTGCTCACTTTGGATACGCCTATGTAGATGACATCTGCGAACCTTGTATCGCCGACTCCTGCAACTTTACCGGAAGCATCGATCTAAATCCATCGGACACCTGCTTTACTGATAGCACTTACACCGTTTGCGGTTCGTTCGAAATGGCGGTGGTTGCCTGTACTTCAGCAACGGTGAATAGCATCACGCTTAACGTGATTCAAGGAGCCACATCTTACCCAGTAACCGTTACCCCTGTGATTAATATGGTGGATCAAACCTTCTGTTTTACCCTTACCGAAGCCGATTTCCCTTTTCCATCAGGTTCATACGACTTTGAAGTAGCCATAGAATTTGGATTAACCGGTGGTACTCACACCGAAACAGACATACATACACAACCGGGAATTGAAAACGATGTAAGTTTCGATTGCTGCGACTTTGTTCCCGTCATCACCTTTGCTGGAGACACTTGTTACGACCCTTGTGAAAATCCGGAAATTCCAGTTACACTCTACGTAATTGACGCGGTGACCGGTGAAGCGCTTACCTCCCCTCCTTATACCTTCTTGTGGGATGATGGAGCCACCACACACTTTACCTCCGGTTTTGTCAATACCCCGGTTTCGGTTACCGTTACAGATACCGAAGAGTGCTCCGCCGTTGATTCCATTCTTATCGAATGCGACACCTGCCATTGCGAGCTCAATTATTTTAACCTGGCTATCGATTGGATCAACCGATGTGAAGTTTCATTTTCGGTTGGTGGATTCAGTTTTACAGACACCAATTGTTACATCTCGCATATTAACTGGGATTTTGGTGATGGAAACACAACCACACTGGCTCCAGGTACAAGTCCCGTTCACACCTATTCGGGCAGTGGTGATTACCTGGTTTGTGCTACGGCAGTAGTTCAGTCCACCCTCGATCAAGGATGTTTTGACACGTTGACCAGATGCGTCATTGCCCATGTGACCAATTGCCAACCTTGCGACTGTGACATCAGTGATTTCACCCTATTGAACCCGAACATAAATGGCTGTACGGCCGCCTTTTCAGCGATCAGTCCTGTAATCAGTTCCTCCGATTGCCAACCGACCAACATTATCTGGGACTTTGGCGATGGTGGGGTTGTTACTCTTCCTTACAACGTGAGCCCAGTTCACAACTACAGTTCAAACGGCGTTTATACGGTGTGTGCGACCTACTTTGTGCAATCCACCTCAAATCCAAATTGCATAGATCATATCACGAAGTGCATCACCATTACGATTAACAATTGCCACCACAATACACCGCAGGCACCAAATGGCAATAGTTCATCCACTCACGGTGAACTTCAGGTTTATCCGAATCCCACTGACGGAGACTTGCACGTTCAATTTCAATCGGATCAGGCGCAAACCCTTGTCCTGGAAATTTTGACGGTAGATGGCCAGGTATTAAGCCGACAGGAACAACTTTATGACTCAGAAGAGATTAAGGTTAGTACCCACACCCTTTCTCCGGGCAGTTATCTTCTTAAAGTTATACCGGACCTTGGGAACCCGATAACCCAATCGTTTATTAAGGAATAG
- a CDS encoding formate--tetrahydrofolate ligase: protein MITKVPTDLEIAQDASMQHINTIAEKLGIPADDLEHYGKYKAKLPLDLIDESKYQNNKLILVTALTPTPAGEGKTTVSIGLTEGLNKIGKQATVVLREPSLGPVFGIKGGAAGGGYSQVVPMEDINLHFTGDFSAVEKANNLLSALIDNNLQSKTKNLNLDPRLIYWKRVMDMNDRALRNITIGLGGVTNGVPRQDGFNITPASEVMAILCMSNDMEDLKRRLGNIFVGFTRDRKPVYARDLKAESAMAILLKDAIKPNLVQTLEGNPAIIHGGPFANIAQGTNTIIATKMGLSLSDYVVTEAGFGSDLGAEKFLDIKCGYAGLKPKTIVLVATIRALRHHGGATKDEYGDISLERVQAGFANLEKHIENAQQFGITPVVAINHRTGDGEDEIAFVQQACEAMGVKAVVSKGWAEGGNGTAALAEAVVDNIENAGNDFAPLYDWNLSVEEKVEIIAKKVYGADGVDFQGKAKTDLKRIYNLGLDKLPICMAKTQKSFSDNDKLIGRPTGFTLTVREFEIAAGAGFVIPITGAMMRMPGLPATPASEGMDIDANGVISGLS from the coding sequence ATGATTACGAAAGTTCCTACCGATTTAGAGATTGCACAGGATGCGTCCATGCAACATATTAATACTATCGCTGAGAAACTCGGAATTCCTGCCGATGATCTGGAGCACTATGGAAAATACAAGGCGAAACTTCCCTTGGATTTGATTGATGAAAGTAAGTACCAAAACAACAAGTTGATTCTGGTTACCGCTTTGACTCCGACTCCTGCTGGCGAAGGAAAAACCACAGTTTCCATTGGGTTGACCGAAGGGTTAAACAAAATTGGTAAGCAGGCTACCGTTGTGTTGCGGGAACCTTCATTAGGACCCGTTTTTGGAATTAAAGGTGGAGCCGCCGGTGGTGGTTACTCTCAGGTAGTACCAATGGAGGATATCAACCTTCATTTTACCGGAGACTTTTCGGCCGTTGAAAAAGCGAACAATCTCCTTTCCGCTTTGATCGACAACAACCTTCAGAGCAAAACCAAGAATTTGAATTTGGATCCACGCCTGATCTACTGGAAACGGGTGATGGACATGAACGATAGGGCCTTAAGAAACATTACTATCGGATTGGGTGGAGTGACCAATGGCGTTCCTCGTCAAGACGGCTTTAACATTACTCCAGCATCAGAGGTAATGGCCATTCTTTGTATGTCGAACGACATGGAAGATTTGAAGCGTCGTTTAGGTAATATTTTCGTTGGTTTTACCCGTGATCGCAAACCGGTTTACGCCCGTGATTTGAAAGCGGAATCGGCCATGGCTATTTTGTTGAAAGATGCGATTAAACCAAACTTGGTTCAGACCCTGGAAGGCAACCCAGCAATTATCCACGGTGGACCATTTGCTAACATTGCTCAGGGAACCAATACCATTATTGCTACTAAAATGGGGCTATCCCTTAGCGATTATGTAGTTACCGAAGCCGGTTTTGGATCAGATCTGGGTGCTGAGAAATTCCTGGATATTAAGTGTGGATACGCTGGATTGAAACCGAAAACCATCGTATTGGTTGCTACTATTAGAGCATTGCGTCACCATGGTGGAGCCACCAAGGATGAGTACGGAGATATTTCTTTGGAAAGAGTACAGGCCGGTTTTGCAAACCTCGAGAAGCACATTGAAAATGCCCAGCAGTTTGGAATTACACCAGTGGTTGCTATTAACCACAGAACAGGTGACGGCGAAGATGAAATTGCTTTCGTGCAGCAGGCGTGTGAGGCCATGGGCGTAAAAGCCGTGGTAAGTAAAGGTTGGGCAGAAGGAGGAAACGGAACAGCCGCTTTGGCTGAAGCTGTTGTAGACAACATTGAAAATGCCGGTAACGACTTTGCTCCACTTTACGATTGGAACCTATCCGTAGAAGAAAAGGTAGAAATTATTGCCAAGAAAGTTTACGGTGCCGATGGAGTCGATTTCCAGGGAAAAGCAAAAACAGATTTGAAGCGCATTTACAACTTAGGATTGGATAAGCTTCCTATTTGTATGGCTAAAACCCAAAAGTCTTTCTCCGATAACGACAAGCTCATTGGCCGTCCTACTGGATTTACCCTGACCGTAAGGGAATTTGAAATCGCTGCCGGAGCCGGATTTGTGATTCCAATTACCGGAGCCATGATGCGTATGCCAGGATTGCCAGCAACTCCTGCATCCGAAGGCATGGATATCGATGCCAATGGGGTGATTTCAGGGCTGTCTTAA
- a CDS encoding CBS domain-containing protein, with protein MELYLDSADINEIEGAFKLGFLTGLTTTPTFMHREGVTDLDEMILKLADMVPILQIEALGSTAEEIVAEADRQLDMGLSKEKTVFKIPVSLEGVRACKMLADRDIMVNVHLVYTLQQAYMAMEAGATYVCPLVGRLQDQGHDALGLIEQCVNAVNYYHYDSKIMFSSVRHAEHVRNAINAGVHVCTVPWKVMKQLTDNNFTRVGTDQFFEHTRLITNTVKSAISNVNPTVAINTPLPEAVIKMTEYGFGCIVVMNADGSMAGIFTDGDLRRLMGTAGGNIMNMTLADVDYGTPVSIESSALLEEANGVFKKTHVDNLLVLENGQPIGVLDIQDLAG; from the coding sequence ATGGAATTATACCTCGATTCTGCCGATATCAATGAAATTGAAGGAGCCTTTAAATTAGGTTTCCTTACCGGATTGACTACTACTCCTACCTTCATGCACCGTGAAGGAGTGACCGATCTGGATGAAATGATTCTCAAACTGGCTGACATGGTGCCTATCCTTCAGATTGAAGCCCTGGGTTCTACAGCTGAGGAAATCGTAGCAGAAGCCGATCGTCAGCTCGACATGGGCTTGAGCAAGGAAAAAACAGTGTTCAAAATTCCCGTTTCTCTGGAAGGGGTGAGAGCTTGTAAAATGCTTGCCGATCGCGATATCATGGTAAACGTTCACTTGGTGTACACCCTCCAGCAAGCTTATATGGCCATGGAAGCGGGTGCTACCTACGTATGTCCATTGGTTGGACGTCTTCAGGATCAAGGTCACGATGCCTTGGGCTTGATTGAGCAATGTGTGAATGCGGTTAACTACTACCACTACGATTCTAAAATCATGTTCTCCTCGGTACGTCACGCTGAGCACGTTCGCAATGCGATCAACGCCGGTGTACACGTTTGTACGGTACCTTGGAAAGTGATGAAGCAATTGACCGACAACAACTTTACCCGCGTTGGAACGGATCAATTCTTTGAGCACACCCGTTTGATTACAAACACGGTTAAGTCTGCGATTAGCAATGTGAATCCTACTGTTGCCATCAACACGCCACTTCCTGAAGCGGTGATCAAGATGACTGAATATGGATTTGGCTGCATCGTGGTAATGAATGCTGATGGTTCTATGGCTGGTATCTTTACAGATGGCGATCTTCGTCGTTTGATGGGTACTGCTGGTGGAAACATCATGAACATGACCTTGGCCGATGTGGATTACGGTACGCCTGTTTCTATCGAATCTTCAGCTCTATTGGAAGAAGCCAACGGAGTATTCAAGAAGACTCACGTAGACAACTTGTTGGTGCTGGAAAACGGTCAGCCTATCGGTGTGCTGGATATCCAGGACTTGGCGGGTTAA
- a CDS encoding TolC family protein: MIRYCALFLTLFGLVTQATGQQDSTVLSFDRFLNQVQQHHPVAIQASLQEQYGKASLLNARGGFDPKVFADVRQKYFDGTQYYALGGGGLSVPTWFGLEFKGGYEQNQGVYLNPEQTTPRAGLWYLGLSVPLGQGLLMDDRRAQLKQAKTFGQITLAEQQLMLNKLQLEAGKVYWDWFVSFHTLKVYREALQLAQLRFDAVREGALLGDRPSIDTVEAGIQVQNRQLVYQQALLMWSNSSALLESFLWGDGVIPLELDSTTIPNPSKDLFKG, encoded by the coding sequence ATGATCCGATACTGTGCGTTGTTTTTGACCTTGTTTGGGTTAGTTACTCAGGCAACCGGTCAACAGGATAGTACCGTTTTGAGCTTCGATCGATTTTTGAATCAAGTTCAGCAACATCATCCTGTCGCTATTCAAGCTTCTTTGCAAGAGCAGTATGGTAAAGCCAGTCTCCTGAATGCACGAGGTGGGTTCGATCCAAAGGTGTTTGCCGATGTCCGCCAAAAGTATTTTGATGGGACCCAATATTATGCCCTGGGTGGCGGAGGACTTTCGGTTCCAACCTGGTTTGGTTTGGAATTTAAGGGAGGTTATGAGCAGAATCAAGGAGTATATCTAAATCCGGAACAGACGACACCTCGGGCCGGACTCTGGTATTTGGGCCTATCCGTTCCATTGGGTCAGGGATTGCTCATGGACGATCGAAGAGCGCAATTGAAGCAGGCTAAAACCTTTGGGCAAATAACCCTGGCCGAACAGCAGCTCATGTTAAACAAGTTGCAACTCGAAGCAGGTAAAGTTTACTGGGATTGGTTTGTTAGCTTTCATACGCTTAAAGTTTATCGGGAAGCCCTTCAATTGGCTCAATTGCGATTTGATGCCGTTCGTGAAGGAGCTCTCTTAGGTGATCGTCCTTCCATCGATACCGTTGAGGCAGGAATCCAGGTTCAAAATCGCCAGTTGGTTTACCAACAAGCCTTGCTTATGTGGAGCAATTCCTCAGCCTTGCTCGAATCATTTTTGTGGGGCGATGGAGTCATTCCTTTGGAACTGGATTCCACCACTATCCCGAACCCTTCCAAGGATCTGTTCAAGGGGTAG
- a CDS encoding phosphatase produces the protein MDDIATLFLERGGKFHISVNELVERYSQVKAFLFDWDGVFNSGWKGGNASSGFSEIDSMGTNLMRFGKYLESNGQVPITAILTGADNQAAYDLAGREHFNQVYFKVPNKTLAWKHFLELNSLKAEEVAFFYDDVLDIPVAREAGVKIFIHSSSKILFAEYVRSKHLAHYETGGSGEEHGVRESCELLMGLSGRHQEIFDNRIAFSDSYANYLGQRNSQLTTLYSMNKEGAVAEHHVI, from the coding sequence ATGGACGACATAGCAACCCTTTTCCTCGAAAGGGGAGGGAAGTTTCACATTTCTGTCAACGAGCTGGTCGAACGATACAGCCAGGTGAAAGCCTTTTTGTTTGATTGGGATGGTGTGTTCAACTCCGGATGGAAAGGGGGAAATGCTTCCAGCGGGTTCTCCGAAATTGATTCCATGGGCACCAATTTGATGCGCTTTGGAAAGTATCTGGAGTCCAACGGGCAAGTTCCCATTACCGCTATTTTGACGGGAGCCGATAATCAAGCGGCTTACGATTTAGCCGGACGTGAGCATTTCAATCAAGTCTATTTTAAGGTTCCTAATAAGACCTTGGCCTGGAAGCATTTTCTGGAGCTCAATTCCTTGAAAGCAGAAGAAGTAGCCTTTTTCTACGATGATGTGCTCGATATTCCTGTGGCTCGAGAAGCGGGGGTTAAAATCTTCATTCATTCTTCGTCCAAAATTTTGTTTGCGGAATACGTTCGAAGCAAACACCTGGCTCATTACGAAACCGGGGGTAGTGGAGAAGAACATGGTGTAAGAGAATCCTGTGAATTGTTGATGGGGCTTTCAGGTCGCCACCAGGAAATATTTGATAACCGTATCGCTTTTAGCGATTCTTATGCAAACTATCTTGGTCAGCGAAATAGCCAGTTAACCACGCTCTACTCCATGAATAAAGAAGGGGCGGTGGCTGAGCATCATGTAATTTGA
- a CDS encoding TolC family protein — translation MRKSQLRIDQMEVEQKLKKEQLKPDLRLKYNPIAEASSAGIAETYSLANYTWGVSFSMPVFLRKERGDVQLMQLKIQEAELKLSNQNAQLNYAVNASFNEWNTTRLQAEIYGQNVEDYRALLEGEKRLFNSGESSLFMVNAREVGYIGAQIKWIEVLGKGRKAALKTAFALGTFEF, via the coding sequence TTGAGAAAGTCCCAACTTCGGATCGATCAAATGGAAGTGGAGCAAAAGCTAAAAAAGGAACAGCTCAAACCCGACCTCCGGTTGAAGTACAATCCTATAGCCGAGGCCAGTAGTGCCGGAATCGCAGAAACCTATTCTCTGGCCAATTATACCTGGGGCGTGTCATTCAGTATGCCTGTGTTTTTGAGAAAGGAGCGGGGAGATGTGCAATTGATGCAACTAAAAATTCAAGAAGCCGAACTCAAATTGAGTAACCAAAATGCCCAATTGAATTATGCGGTAAACGCTTCCTTCAATGAATGGAATACAACACGGCTTCAGGCCGAAATCTACGGGCAAAACGTAGAGGATTACCGAGCGCTTTTAGAAGGGGAGAAGAGACTGTTCAATTCTGGAGAAAGCTCTCTGTTCATGGTAAACGCTCGGGAAGTAGGCTACATTGGTGCACAGATTAAATGGATTGAGGTTTTGGGCAAAGGCAGGAAAGCCGCCCTGAAGACCGCATTTGCTCTGGGCACGTTTGAATTTTGA
- a CDS encoding HlyD family efflux transporter periplasmic adaptor subunit has translation MLNISQKSVTPYIDREKYPALNGIESRKSNRVVLSLLGMVFLIAFILLLLPWTQNIRSQGQVTTLKPGQRPQTIHSVIAGRIERWYVQEGDYVQQGDTIMYISEVKDEYFDPQLLGRTESQMQAKEQSVSSYREKVKALDAQIEALENMQTLKRTQATNKVEQARLKMVSDSIDFEAARINESIALKQYDRIRQLEEQGLKSKTELENRKLRLQKAQAGAVAAENKWLTSSNEWVNSQVELNAVNTQYQKDIAKAQSDKYTAMSNQFDAEASVTKLQNQYANYSVRTGLYYITAPQDGYVTQTIQSGIGETLKEGEAILSIMPAKYDLSVAMYIDPIDLPLLDKGQEVRIQFDGWPAIVFSGWPNTSYGTYGGEVFAIDNFISDNGKYRILVKPDPKDHPWPDALRVGSGTTNMVLLKDVPIWYELWRNINGFPPDYYKQNPSKDAVHITGK, from the coding sequence ATGTTAAATATTTCTCAAAAGAGTGTGACTCCCTACATTGACAGGGAAAAATACCCAGCATTGAATGGGATTGAGAGCCGGAAATCCAATCGGGTTGTATTGAGTTTACTGGGTATGGTATTTCTGATCGCTTTCATTTTGTTGTTGTTGCCCTGGACCCAGAACATTCGTTCTCAAGGGCAGGTTACCACCCTGAAGCCCGGGCAACGTCCACAAACGATTCATTCCGTTATTGCCGGTAGAATTGAGCGTTGGTATGTACAGGAAGGTGATTATGTGCAACAAGGAGACACCATTATGTATATCTCCGAAGTCAAGGACGAGTACTTCGATCCTCAACTGTTGGGCCGTACCGAATCTCAAATGCAGGCCAAAGAGCAATCGGTTTCCTCATACCGTGAAAAGGTGAAGGCCCTGGATGCTCAAATTGAAGCCTTGGAGAACATGCAAACCCTGAAAAGAACCCAGGCGACCAATAAGGTAGAACAGGCTCGATTGAAAATGGTTAGCGATAGCATCGATTTCGAAGCCGCCCGGATCAACGAGTCCATTGCATTGAAACAGTACGATCGAATCCGTCAGTTGGAAGAACAGGGACTTAAGTCAAAGACCGAACTTGAAAACAGAAAACTGCGCCTTCAAAAGGCTCAGGCTGGGGCTGTGGCTGCTGAAAACAAATGGCTGACCAGTAGCAACGAATGGGTGAATAGCCAGGTAGAGCTTAATGCGGTAAATACTCAATACCAGAAGGATATAGCCAAGGCTCAGTCTGACAAGTATACAGCCATGTCCAATCAATTTGATGCAGAAGCCAGTGTGACCAAATTGCAGAATCAGTATGCTAATTACTCCGTTCGAACTGGACTGTATTACATCACAGCTCCTCAAGATGGATATGTTACCCAAACGATTCAATCCGGAATCGGGGAGACTCTGAAAGAAGGCGAAGCCATTTTGAGCATTATGCCAGCTAAATATGACCTTTCCGTTGCCATGTACATCGATCCTATTGATCTCCCACTCTTGGATAAAGGACAGGAAGTGAGAATTCAATTTGACGGTTGGCCTGCGATTGTGTTTTCCGGTTGGCCCAATACCAGCTATGGAACCTACGGAGGTGAGGTCTTTGCCATTGACAATTTCATCAGTGATAACGGTAAATACCGAATATTGGTTAAACCTGATCCCAAGGATCACCCCTGGCCAGATGCGTTGCGTGTTGGTTCTGGAACCACCAATATGGTATTGCTAAAAGATGTGCCGATCTGGTACGAGCTGTGGCGAAACATTAATGGGTTCCCACCTGATTATTACAAACAGAATCCGTCTAAAGACGCGGTACATATTACGGGAAAATGA
- a CDS encoding ATP-binding cassette domain-containing protein produces MNQENTLSPTQRLWRLLNPDRREITNIYVYSIFNGLVNLSLPLGIQAIINLIQGGRVSTSWVVLVVMVVLGVAVTGILQIFQLRITENLQQKIFTRSAFEFAYRIPRIRMEALYRHYAPELMNRFFDTISVQKGLSKILIDFSAAALQVIFGLVLLSLYHPFFIIFSFILVVMVYAIFRLTGARGLRTSLAESKHKYEVAHWLEELARTNTTFKLAGKTNLPLARTDKQVDHYLTARDGHFRVLVQQYSLMVIFKVLVATGLLAIGGILVMQQQMNIGQFVAAEIIILLVMTSVEKFVLSLETIYDVLTSLEKIGQVTDLELESDEGLDLNEQCREPGVAVELDRVGFTYPGNRQPTLNDLSLKIAPGEKVLVTGENGSGKSTLLQIIAGLYQVQEGVLTFNGFPKGNLHPTSLRAVIGDSLSQEQLFEGTVLENITMGREAATFENVKWAVEHLGLSHFINRMPMGYNTVLDPEGKRLPKSVVQKMLLARSIADRPKLLLLEDTFELVEVSERRRIIDFLTNPENGWTLVAVSTDPYLARRFDTAVLLEKGRVTSIDIPNIHQF; encoded by the coding sequence ATGAATCAAGAAAACACCTTATCTCCCACCCAACGTCTTTGGCGACTGTTAAACCCGGATCGAAGGGAGATTACCAATATTTATGTCTACTCCATTTTTAATGGATTGGTCAACTTATCGCTGCCCTTGGGTATCCAAGCCATTATTAACCTGATCCAGGGTGGTCGGGTGAGTACTTCTTGGGTAGTCCTCGTAGTCATGGTAGTGTTGGGAGTTGCCGTAACTGGAATACTCCAAATTTTTCAGCTGAGGATTACAGAAAATCTGCAGCAAAAAATCTTTACCCGATCGGCATTTGAGTTTGCCTACCGAATTCCTCGAATTCGAATGGAAGCTCTTTATCGCCACTATGCACCGGAATTGATGAACCGATTTTTTGATACCATTTCGGTTCAAAAAGGATTGTCTAAAATTCTGATCGACTTTTCAGCGGCTGCCCTTCAGGTAATTTTTGGCTTGGTTCTGCTTTCCCTTTACCACCCCTTCTTCATCATCTTTAGTTTTATTCTGGTGGTGATGGTTTATGCCATTTTCAGGCTTACCGGAGCTCGGGGATTGCGCACCAGTTTGGCAGAATCGAAGCATAAATACGAAGTGGCTCACTGGTTAGAAGAGTTGGCCCGAACGAATACCACCTTCAAGCTTGCCGGTAAAACGAACCTTCCTCTGGCTCGAACAGACAAGCAGGTGGATCATTACCTCACAGCACGTGACGGGCACTTTAGAGTATTGGTTCAGCAATATTCTCTTATGGTCATCTTCAAAGTGTTAGTGGCTACTGGGCTTCTTGCCATTGGAGGGATATTGGTGATGCAACAGCAAATGAACATTGGACAGTTTGTGGCCGCCGAAATCATCATTCTATTGGTTATGACTTCAGTGGAAAAGTTTGTACTCAGTCTGGAAACCATTTACGACGTACTTACCTCCCTGGAAAAAATTGGTCAGGTTACCGATTTGGAGTTAGAATCGGACGAAGGATTGGATTTGAATGAGCAATGTCGTGAACCAGGAGTTGCGGTAGAATTGGATCGCGTGGGCTTTACCTACCCGGGTAACAGACAACCTACCTTAAATGACCTTTCCTTAAAGATTGCTCCGGGTGAAAAGGTATTGGTGACTGGTGAAAATGGTTCCGGGAAAAGCACCCTACTTCAGATCATAGCAGGATTGTATCAGGTGCAAGAAGGCGTATTGACTTTTAATGGCTTTCCCAAAGGAAATCTTCATCCGACTTCATTAAGGGCGGTTATTGGTGACTCCCTTTCTCAAGAGCAATTGTTTGAAGGAACGGTACTCGAAAATATTACCATGGGTCGGGAAGCGGCCACTTTTGAAAATGTAAAATGGGCCGTAGAGCATTTAGGACTTTCCCATTTCATTAATCGGATGCCCATGGGCTACAACACCGTATTGGACCCTGAAGGGAAAAGGTTACCCAAGAGTGTGGTGCAGAAAATGCTTCTGGCTCGAAGCATTGCCGACCGTCCAAAATTGCTTTTGCTGGAGGATACATTTGAATTGGTCGAAGTATCTGAACGTCGCCGGATTATTGACTTTTTGACCAATCCAGAAAATGGATGGACCCTGGTAGCCGTATCCACCGACCCCTATTTGGCTCGTCGATTTGATACAGCCGTGTTGCTGGAAAAAGGAAGAGTGACTTCTATTGACATTCCCAATATCCATCAATTTTAA